A genomic region of Glycine max cultivar Williams 82 chromosome 15, Glycine_max_v4.0, whole genome shotgun sequence contains the following coding sequences:
- the LOC100500187 gene encoding 14 kDa zinc-binding protein-like (The RefSeq protein has 2 substitutions compared to this genomic sequence), with translation MAATIPFSLLRNCAPLKLATPFARKASIFNLLLPLQPRRLVSSTCAVNNEEATAKTAAVNFDSEAPTIFDKIINKEIPSSIVYEDEKVLAFRDINPQAPVHVLVIPKLRDGLTQLGKADSRHGEILGQLLYAAKIVAEKEGIDDGFRVVINNGPSACQSVYHLHLHVLGGRQMNWPPG, from the exons ATGGCAGCAACCATTCCTTTCTCTCTGCTTAG GAACTGCGCGCCATTGAAACTAGCAACACCTTTCGCTCGCAAAGCCTCCAACTTTAATCTTCTTCTCCCTCTTCAACCACGcag GTTGGTCTCTAGTACCTGTGCTGTGAACAATGAAGAGGCTGCAGCAAAAACAGCAGCTGTTAATTTTGATAGTGAAGCTCCAACAAT ATTTGATAAGATCATAAATAAGGAAATCCCTTCGAGCATTGTATATGAGGATGAAAAGGTTCTTGCATTTCGTGACATTAATCCACAGGCTCCGGTTCATGTCCTAGTCATTCCAAAATTAAGAGATGGATTAACACAACTTGGGAAG GCTGATAGTAGGCATGGGGAAATATTGGGTCAACTTCTGTATGCTGCCAAAATTGTAGCTGAGAAAGAAGGTATTGATGATGGATTCCGTGTcgtcatcaacaatggtcccAGTGCCT GTCAATCTGTGTATCATCTGCACTTGCATGTATTAGGTGGCAGACAGATGAATTGGCCACCTGGTTGA
- the LOC100500593 gene encoding uncharacterized protein LOC100500593 → MQVSSICLPAKVPVRVKSLHTNPATVNDPTSTAKVAAPKWAQKTITLPPLKRGCHLITSKIVKEVRQELSEYQCGLAHLFLHHTSASLTINENYDYDVRDDTETFLNGIVPEGPSAPWKHTLEGPDDMPAHIKSSMFGCALMIPISNGKLNMGTWQGIWLCEHRDYPTPRTVVVTLNGI, encoded by the exons ATGCAAGTCTCCTCAATCTGTTTACCAGCTAAGGTTCCAGTTCGCGTGAAGTCACTGCACACGAACCCAGCAACCGTAAACGACCCCACTTCCACGGCCAAGGTGGCTGCTCCTAAGTGGGCCCAGAAGACAATAACTTTGCCTCCCCTTAAACGTGGTTGTCATTTAATCACTTCTAAG ATAGTGAAAGAAGTTCGGCAAGAATTGTCTGAATACCAGTGTGGCCTGGCCCATCTCTTCt TGCATCACACAAGTGCTTCTCTTACCATCAATGAGAATTATGACTATGATGTTCGGGATGATACAGAAACCTTCCTCAATGGGATAGTTCCagag GGACCATCTGCGCCTTGGAAGCATACTCTAGagg GGCCAGATGACATGCCGGCACATATTAAATCGTCGATGTTTGGTTGTGCACTCAT gaTACCCATTTCAAATGGAAAGCTTAATATGGGGACATGGCAG GGTATATGGCTTTGTGAGCATCGGGATTATCCTACACCGCGTACAGTTGTTGTCACTCTTAATGGAATATGA